The following proteins are encoded in a genomic region of Mesoplodon densirostris isolate mMesDen1 chromosome 12, mMesDen1 primary haplotype, whole genome shotgun sequence:
- the DACT2 gene encoding dapper homolog 2, which yields MWAPGGPPGPAGWDRRRVGARLRAALAGLHELQGLRARQQARVWGALAVQPPPGPAAPRGPRAHELRLEAALAALQEQLNRLRLQDVGLKTHLDQLDQQISELQLDVRRTSSEAPDSDSRPSSGFYELSDGGSCSLSTSCTSVCSDCMSSSLGAVLPATPEARPGTGDCRPRSADETTVCGVPLPAWEPQASEGGAGQLLQGESRPRPVSTGDLERALPAEVGLQKARAHPKATSFLCRGMDPKYQCDLVSKGGREVYPYPSPLHAVALQSPLFTLTKETVPSDGPSPPSRPLPGATGPSSIRTGLVLEAGPARAYIERLLRLQGRGPPARGSVGERGPPGREASLSPQGLGGRRADSEGGLEKTVCARGRAEVGGEAQSGAARGDSIEQPGPVPLVRTLHPSSRPEEGPRPSRGCVHQEARPGSPWLGCGQAPAPCSQGQQPALHGWTGRGRSLGGGAGGECPPRAPGHCVRPHFAARGASPTGPPKAKPVKIKRGTSDKALRLGGPQLQWGALGGPQPPPESGGGLRRPTPAREVPGRSCSESSLYPVSLFVPLLVARREGHQASAQALFPLEAAPLVATGGEARRKQRRWQSSVEISARARPDPSLGPHRPAARRGSGPRPVCARPRPRLPRQDARARSGSDGSEHSAECASLFRSTVAESSGDEASDHTANRFGDGESSGSTSEGGGQGGGSSSQRAPASSRPPLPPVPRLCRVKASKALKKKIRRFQPAALKVMTMV from the exons ATGTGGGCGCCGGGCGGCCCGCCGGGGCCCGCGGGCTGGGACCGCCGCAGGGTGGGCGCCAGGCTGCGCGCGGCCCTCGCGGGGCTGCACGAGCTGCAGGGGCTCCGCGCCAGGCAGCAGGCGCGCGTGTGGGGCGCCCTGGCCGTGCAGCCCCCGCCCGGGCCCGCCGCCCCCCGCGGCCCCCGCGCCCACGAGCTGCGGCTGGAGGCGGCGCTGGCGGCGCTGCAGGAGCAGCTG AACCGTTTAAGACTTCAGGACGTCGGCCTGAAAACCCACTTGGACCAGCTGGACCAGCAGATCAGCGAGCTGCAGCTGGACGTGCGCAGAACCTCCAGCGAGGCCCCGGACAGCGACAGCAGGCCCAGCTCGG GCTTCTACGAGCTGAGCGACGGCGGGTCCTGTTCCCTGTCCACCTCCTGCACGTCCGTGTGCAGCGACTGCATGTCCTCCTCTCTGGGCGCTGTGCTGCCTGCCACCCCGGAGGCCAGGCCCGGCACGGGAGACTGCCGGCCCCGGTCAGCAGATGAGACCACTGTGTGTGGGGTCCCCTTGCCTGCGTGGGAGCCCCAGGCCAGTGAGGGAGGCGCCGGCCAGCTGCTGCAAGGCGAGTCCCGGCCCCGCCCAGTGTCCACAG gTGACCTTGAAAGAGCCCTGCCGGCTGAAGTGGGGCTCCAGAAAGCCAGGGCACACCCCAAGGCCACTTCCTTCCTCTGCCGCGGCATGGACCCCAAGTACCAGTGTGACCTGGTGTCCAAGGGGGGCAGGGAGGTGTACCCGTACCCCAGCCCCCTGCACGCCGTGGCTTTGCAGAGCCCCCTCTTTACTCTGACCAAGGAGACAGTGCCGAGCGATGGCCCCTCGCCCCCCAGTCGGCCCCTCCCTGGAGCCACAGGTCCGAGCTCCATTCGGACTGGACTGGTCCTCGAGGCTGGCCCAGCCAGAGCCTACATAGAGAGGCTGCTGCGACTGCAGGGCCGAGGGCCACCCGCGAGGGGCAGTGTGGGAGAGCGCGGACCCCCAGGACGGGAGGCGTCCCTATCCCCGCAGGGGCTCGGGGGCCGGAGGGCGGACAGTGAAGGTGGCCTGGAGAAGACAGTGTGCGCCCGGGGGAGAgcggaggtgggaggggaggcccAGAGCGGGGCCGCCCGTGGGGACAGCATCGAGCAGCCGGGGCCTGTGCCCCTTGTGCGCACCCTGCACCCCAGCAGCCGTCCAGAGGAGGGCCCCAGACCCTCACGCGGCTGCGTGCACCAGGAGGCCCGTCCAGGCTCCCCCTGGCTGGGCTGTGGCCAGGCCCCTGCTCCCTGCTCGCAGGGTCAGCAGCCAGCTCTCCACGGCTGGACGGGCAGAGGCAGGTCGCTGGgcgggggggcgggaggggagtGCCCCCCTCGGGCCCCCGGACACTGTGTCCGCCCGCACTTTGCTGCCAGAGGAGCTTCCCCCACGGGGCCCCCCAAGGCCAAGCCTGTGAAGATCAAGAGGGGGACCAGCGACAAGGCACTGAGGCTTGGGGGGCCGCAGCTTCAGTGGGGCGCCCTCGGGGGCCCCCAGCCGCCCCCTGAGTCGGGAGGTGGTCTCAGGAGGCCCACCCCGGCCAGGGAGGTGCCCGGCCGGTCCTGCTCTGAGTCCAGCCTCTACCCCGTGTCCCTCTTCGTCCCCCTGCTGGTGGCCCGACGAGAGGGTCACCAGGCGTCAGCTCAGGCCTTGTTCCCCTTGGAAGCAGCCCCACTGGTGGCGACCGGCGGGGAGGCCCGGAGGAAGCAGCGCAGGTGGCAGTCCTCCGTAGAGATCTCAGCCCGGGCCCGCCCGGACCCCAGCCTGGGGCCCCATAGGCCGGCGGCCCGGAGAGGGAGCGGCCCGCGGCCCGTGTGCGCCAGACCCAGGCCCAGGCTGCCCCGCCAGGACGCCCGAGCCAGGAGCGGGTCGGACGGCTCGGAGCACTCGGCCGAGTGTGCGTCCCTCTTCCGCTCCACCGTCGCGGAGAGCAGCGGGGACGAGGCCAGCGACCACACGGCCAACCGCTTCGGGGACGGGGAGTCCAGTGGCAGCACCTCGGAGGGCGGCGGCCAGGGCGGGGGGAGCTCCAGCCAGCGGGCCCCGGCCAGCTCCAGGCCCCCTCTGCCGCCAGTGCCCAGGCTGTGCCGCGTCAAGGCCTCCAAGGCCCTGAAGAAGAAGATCCGCAGGTTCCAGCCGGCCGCACTGAAGGTCATGACCATGGTGTGA